A single window of Deinococcus seoulensis DNA harbors:
- the nusG gene encoding transcription termination/antitermination protein NusG: MGIEWYAVHTYVGQEDRVEQHLMDRAGKLGMRGTKIFQVLQPTEEAVELRDGGKKETVKRKLFPGYVFVQMDIEDDDAPGELGESWEVVRGTNGVTGFVGTSTRPVPLSPEEVQRLLASVGVAAQPVVEEAPRVKVDFKAGDMVRVTGGPFADFSGVISEVNLPQAKVKVLVSIFGRETPVELDFSQVAK, encoded by the coding sequence ATGGGTATTGAATGGTACGCCGTGCATACCTACGTGGGTCAGGAAGACCGCGTGGAGCAGCACCTGATGGACCGCGCCGGCAAGCTCGGCATGCGCGGCACGAAGATCTTCCAGGTGCTTCAACCCACCGAGGAAGCCGTGGAACTCCGTGACGGTGGCAAGAAAGAAACCGTGAAACGCAAGCTGTTCCCCGGCTACGTGTTCGTGCAGATGGACATCGAGGACGACGACGCGCCCGGCGAGCTGGGCGAGTCCTGGGAAGTGGTGCGCGGCACGAACGGCGTGACCGGCTTCGTCGGTACGTCCACCCGGCCCGTGCCCCTCTCGCCCGAGGAAGTGCAGCGTCTGCTGGCCTCGGTCGGCGTGGCGGCGCAACCGGTGGTCGAGGAAGCGCCGCGCGTGAAGGTGGACTTCAAGGCGGGCGACATGGTGCGCGTCACGGGCGGTCCGTTCGCGGACTTCAGCGGCGTCATCAGCGAGGTCAACCTTCCGCAGGCCAAGGTCAAGGTGCTGGTCAGCATCTTCGGCCGTGAAACGCCGGTCGAACTCGACTTCAGTCAGGTCGCCAAGTAA